The sequence below is a genomic window from Myotis daubentonii chromosome 14, mMyoDau2.1, whole genome shotgun sequence.
GAGCATATGTCAGCtttctgtttctgcctctctcatcTCTGCATTCATAGACCTTCTGAACCTCTTTTTAACAGCTCTTCTATACTTTTGTCCTTCCACTTCTCTAACTCTTATAGTTTTCTTGAGATGTCAGGCCAACTATTGGtgacaaaatgtaattttaatatttcttgtccCAATGGGTCCCTGGGGTCTGGTCCAGAGTGCTTTCTCATTTGATCTTTAGTCTTGGGGAAATTCGGAAGGCCCTTCTTCTTTGCCTTGCTGATTATTGAAGGCTTTATTTAGGTTCTGAGACCAGGGAACTGCTCCCTAATCCCTTTAATTATTAGTTCCCTGAGATCTCCCATGTCCCCTATGGGCCTCGTTGTTAAGGTCCCACTGGGGCTCCAGTTTTAGGAAATTTCACATCTGCTGGAAGCACACCAGGTCAGCCAGGTGCTCCCTTTCCCAGATAGTCATAGCCGACCTTCGAATCATTCCCCCTTCTTTTCCTGAGAATAGTATTCCCACAATAGACATGAACTCGGTCTGCGTATACACTTGTGGGCGCCAAAATGGGTCTAGCTGGTCAGCTAAGTCACGTGGATCTTCCAACAGAGGTtttaactcttttatttttatttttgtgtgtgtgtttttttttggacAGTTTGGAAATGTTGGGGAGTcaggcaggcaagtccaactcaaggagaggaaCTTccaactcttttatttttaaactgctcTACCTTTAAGGACAACTGGCCCCTTCCTGCAGTCAACCTCCTGTTGAGTGACTGAACTTTTATCATTAATGTATTTATAATTATCACTGAAAAGCTTTATCATaaacccttcattttagttacatctatTTATTCTAATCTTAACAACTgtgagattttaaagccaattattacccAAAGCATTCCCTTgaccccccaatttttttttttatttttaaaacggATAATTCGCAGGCTTATTCTTTACAAAATGGGAGTGCCCTCCACCCCCTTACCATTTCTACAGACTGCAGAGCTggtaaacaaacataaaaaacaacCGTACAGTAAATACATGAGTCCTCTCAAAAGGATGGACTGGGACATTAGCCTTAGAACCTTAACCAGCTCAGCAAAATGATCACACAGCACAGAGACAGAGGGTTCCTGTagagggccgcctgggaggcacctaggcattttcttatagttattgtcagctgaactcagagcataggcagagccacgccctggggacatgcttccccaataaggctggacatgttaatcaggcaggggcggaactagatatgtaaatctaggcctttaaaataaacctgctgtgtggctcagcccgctttttgccgcctctccatcagagaggatggcgcccacctggccccgcttaaaatctatttctacgtcttggtctttctttaatttcttaatccccagctcctccactcagcaaatggactgtttccttttccatgcgggacatggagaagagagaaacagccccccacagtTCCCTATGTTCGTAAAACGGCAAAATGGCGAAGAGCAAGCTAAGCTAGCAAAGAGACCTTAAAGTTCCTGCAGTTCAGCCTGCCCACAGCAGCTGGGCTCCCAGCAAAGCTGGACATGCCCCATCTGTAAACAGATTGATCCAAACAACAAAGACACCAAACATCAACAGAAACTTACATACAGTATTCACAAGCACGCACAACCCACAGATATCACAGAATGCCCTGCATTAGAAAACACACGCCAGAGCAGGGCAGTGTCTCCTGTCCCTGGTTCGGGGACGGCTGCTCCCAGAACCTCAGCATTCTCTCAATGGGCTGTTCTGGGGAAAGTGTTCCCTAGGCCTGGAATGTCTGTCTCCCATCCTCGGAGGTCTTTTGTGACCCTTTGCGCTCAGCCTCCCTTTGTCCTAGGACCTGTGCTGCCAGCTcataccctctccccaccccacaccctgtTTGCTCTGGGGGATTTCAGTAATGGCCTGGCcactactgtttcttttctatgacgATAAGTCAGAGGCATGCTTCCTACAGGGGGGAGGACGGGGTGTAGGcatttattaacttcagaatagttctgagacagtctctaacatttcttattttcatcttttttagaagaattttttttttctgtgcttttccttagaagcttctaatttccaaatcaagatatgttTCCCATATActcattcagtttaatttcagagcCGGCAGgcatttttctaatttctgcatgCAAGATATTAATGTAGGTACCCAAGGACAACTGCACTTTGGCCATTTCTAAGTtgatattttctagttaaatcttcccatttctgtaaagcactcgCAAGTAAAGGCTTCCTAGTAAATGAGGGCTTGGGGTTGGGAGCTTCTGGCCTTGCAGGGtattctgtggtgtctgtgggtTGTGCACgcttgtaaattttatttatttattttttcctagttaaactttttattacaaggaaaaacaatttaaacaaaaaaagataaaatctccAAATCACCTATATTGAACAGGAACACTAAGGTGTTCCCTCCATATCCACCAGGTCCTCCACTACTTAGAACTTTGGCTGCTGTGTTCAAATGGAGAGTGAAGAATGGTATGCTTCAAACTTCCCTCAGGGCAGGAGAAGCTGCTGGACAGGACACTTGAACTTTTATCGTCTGTGGCAATAGTATCATCCGAGGAAACTTCAGCCtgggctttctctctctcatctctcagtGCATCCTCATACAAGTGTGGGAGAGCAGTGGGGTCATTCCCAGTGACCCTAGTGAAAAATTTCAGGACTTTCATCTTGGTGGTTTCAGCATGGGCTCTTGGACCCCACAGGAACTCATCGTGTGGAGGATCACTATTGGGCACCTGCTGGTATTCCAAGTACTTCTCCTGCACGAGATCTTCAGTGATGAGCTTCCTGGGCTCCCCATAGAGGAAATTATTCTTCCCAGCATGCAACCCAATCATATTCAGCACTTCCCAGATTCTCTCTTCTGAGGCACGGTTTCTGTGCATGAAGATTATGCCCAAGATTAGTACCAGGAGGCCAGCCTTGGGCGTGCCCTGGGCATCACTCAGCATCCCATCATAGGTGAGGCCTAGTAATGTAATGAGCACgtaggaatggctgggggggtCCACGTCCTTCACTTCAATGCCAAAGACCATCTCCATGCACTCACAGGCTGTCTTGAAGATCACAGGGAAGTGATCCTTGTGCTCTCTGATGACACTCTCTAGCATTTCTGCCTTTGTGATGGGCTCCTTTGTAGCATACTTGATAATCAGGTACCGCACCAAGTCATACATCTTATTTTTTAGCACTTCAGTGAACAAGGACTCAGGATTTGGTGGAGTCTGCAAGGTACATGGATCCTCTTCTTGGTGGCTTGATAGAGTGACTGTTGGCAGTGGAGGAGGAGTAGATTATCTGTAAACTCTGAAAAAGACTAAGTATCCCAGTGGCAGGCAAATCCTCGAGTGCCAGGggtcaaaggagagagagaggagaatgagGTGTTGGTACTGGTGGCTTCTTCCTCTTCAGCGATGGGAACCTGTAAACCTACCAGGCCCTGTGCCTCTCTTGGGGCCTGAAGGTCTTCCTTAAGGTTGCAGCTCTCATTATTCCAACTGTGAGGCATGACTTGTGTTGGGGACAGCTGGCCAAGTGGGACCCACAGACCGTAACGCTTGGCAGCACCGGGGACTCTGTCCTCTGTTGATCTGACGTTACAGCTCTGCCACTGAGCTCCACTTCCTTCAGGCTCCGTGATGACTGGcagagtctgggactcctcacCTCGCTGACCTGATTCTGGTTATCTCCCTGAAGCCTTATCTCCCTGGGACTCCAAAAGTCAAAGTCGGAAAGCAGTACCTCCAAGGATCCCCAGACTGAAAGCAGGCTCAGAACAGGATAGGGCTCATTCTGTTCTGTTCtcgcttgccgggagccggtccatccttgctgtttcaagggacctggcatatatggcatactgttcttaatatgtttgctcaccttcttggcgctgtgttttaaccaaggtcacctctccgagaaaggttgtttccccaggtaggaatttttccctgaagtcagggaggggatgaaactccttaactaagtgccaggtgggtagttaatcactacaaacaatcatgctacataatctttactccctggaatggagataa
It includes:
- the LOC132215108 gene encoding putative MAGE domain-containing protein MAGEA13P — encoded protein: MPHSWNNESCNLKEDLQAPREAQGLVGLQVPIAEEEEATSTNTSFSSLSPLTPGTRGFACSTPPPLPTVTLSSHQEEDPCTLQTPPNPESLFTEVLKNKMYDLVRYLIIKYATKEPITKAEMLESVIREHKDHFPVIFKTACECMEMVFGIEVKDVDPPSHSYVLITLLGLTYDGMLSDAQGTPKAGLLVLILGIIFMHRNRASEERIWEVLNMIGLHAGKNNFLYGEPRKLITEDLVQEKYLEYQQVPNSDPPHDEFLWGPRAHAETTKMKVLKFFTRVTGNDPTALPHLYEDALRDEREKAQAEVSSDDTIATDDKSSSVLSSSFSCPEGSLKHTILHSPFEHSSQSSK